TCACTTACCACCTTTGTCTGGAATATATGCTGTTGTAGTTTCATTGCTGCGGTGAGTTAAAGATTTGGAGCGAGATTTCATGCAATAATGTGTTAGAAACTTGATGTAAGAAACTTACGTCTCCATTACTTTGTACTTTTGTCACTGGTGAAGACTTCTGGTTTCCTCTATATCATGTAGAAGGTCTCGTTAGATATATAAGAGCCGAAGTTTGTTCATCTTTTTTAAAGATTTGGGTGAAATGATGTTGGATAATTTGTGTGGAAGTATACTGATCAAAATAGAAGCCTGCAATtccttttttcatttttttgggTACATGGGATTACAATCTACTCTGGCCATGGTCTGTTCTTTAACCACCCTTAAACTGCTAAGGCGTTGAATTTGGTtgaaatgtgaaaatatactGATAAATGTGAAGGCCCCAGTTTTAGGATtacaatgatttttttttgtttttgtttgtttgtttttagttACATTACGATTGCATCTCTGACCTATTAACATTGTCTGTTCTTTAAGCAACCTTACAATCGCTAATATGCTAGACCTTCAGCTCctcccaaattcaaaaccTTATTGACTGCCTGTATGTTATGTACAGATCCATGTCAAACAGCTTCTAGCAAATGGTGCTTCTACTCTCCAGTCTAATCACACAGTGACCTTATTTTCGTTCATTGCttttgtaaaagtaaaatcaGTTGTAGGTATCAGTATTGCTATTCGATTGATCAGCTGAATTAAAGGGGGCTATATTGTCTCTGTTCCATGGCTTAGCAGTGAAGTTACTTATATTGTGTCTGCTCTGTTTGCACAAAATTGATTGACTTTAACCTTTTCTTAGGTTGCATAATGATAGTCTATCCTTGATTGGTGAAAATCCGAGAATATACCCTAtttcataaattatattttaatatactttttttttagagatGAATTCATTCATTGTATTTTAATATACTTATGTGCATGCATATTTATTTtagattttgtttcttttgtatttgtagTCTTAGCACTGGAATCCCAAGCAGAAGCTATTGGCCAGTTAACTACGGATGATCTGGAAGCAAAGGTAAAAGACACATTCTCTGTGCTTTATTTTGCAAGTTTTGATCTTGTGCTTCTGTAATTCTATGTTATCTTTCCAATGCTTAGAGAGCCCACACATTTTGAGAAAAATGATGTAGAAGCAAGTCAAACACGATATCATTAATCAGTTAAACATCATGGCAAGGTTCAAGCTGTAATATATTGACGTATTTGAGTGTAACTTGCAACATAATCAATATGCCCCAACTTCCAAACTCTACAATCCAGCCTAGTTGGGCATACTAGTGGATAGAAACATAGACATAAGATACATTTTATATAAGTAGCTTGCATATGATACACACATGCTCATAGGAATAGTCAGGGACATGGTTTGCAAATGACCATGATGGATGGGTTGAACCCCCTTATGATACTTGCCAAACAATTTGCTAGATTCCAGATGTTTGCAGAATCCTATGGTCTGGTAATGTTATTTTATAATGTTATTCTCAAACTGGTCAAAGTGGGATGTAAGCATTAATGGGAACCGGAGATCACATACATATTCAGCTGGGTCAGTAATGCTACTCTGTTACAGCCCCTACAGAAATTTGTGTCCTCTCTTTCTTATCTTCTTACTGATCCTCTAACCCTGATCAAAATACGTGTACCCACAAATGGCACTGTTGCATTCAGAGATAACTTTACGGGAGTTTGCGCACATTATATGTCTTGAATTTCTTGATCTAATAGGATTAACTGTTGTAGATCATGAAATTTCTAGGTTCAAGCTATTCGTGCAAATTGCGCTGCACGGTATCTAGCTACGTTATTTATTACACTAAGCTTATAGTCTTTTCATTTATGATTGTCTCTGCTGAATGTGGAATTCTTACCGTTTACCTATACCAAAAATGTAGTTTGTGATGCTCAAGAGCTCTTCTGTTGACGATGATCTTGcaaatttgaaaaaagaaCTGTCTGGTAGTACAAAGGTACACTCTATCATCATTAACATAAATGACTGAAAAAGTACAATGTCTGAAACTTAAATATGATGCCTGCTATTGTGATACTTAGTAAGTTTCTTGGACTTGATTACCAGAAGTTCTGGGTATCATACTTTATTTGATTGGCCGAGAAACATAATGTGCAATTGTGAAAGTTTGTCTTGAGCAATGGAAGTGACAAAAGCATAGCatcattttttcattcatgTCATCTCAACAACCAGGGTCTTTAAACTTTTTTTCCCTTTGTTTGCCTACAGAAAGGAGAGCTTCCACCTGGAAGAACTGTTTCGTCGTACAAGGCTTATCCATTTAAGGATTTAGAGATTGAGAAGGAGCTTAATGAATTGAGACGGAAAGCCAAGGAGTTCTGAAGCTTCACAGGCAGAATTTTGATAATTCTAGACGCGTATATGAATTTTGGTGTCATATAATGAACTGGTTAGAGTTTGTACAGTGGAAGGCCTATATGTTAACAGCATCCAGTAGACATGGTTTCATTCTCTATTTGTACTCTACATCTACAGCAAAAGGCTAGCATGCTTTGATTTACTCGGCGTTTGAATACTAGAAggcttaaattttttttatctttggcTTACAGCATAGAATTTTCCTACAGCATATGCCCAAACCAATTGTGTTTGCCTTTCTATGTTTGACGTTGCTTTAATGATCCAAAGTTGCATATCTTGGCAGGCAGCAGTTTTAATGCTCCAGCACCTCAATGAGTTACGATGCAGTAATGCTTCGATCTGCAAACAATTGAGTCACATGATTTGCCTTCATTGATGGTGAGCACAGGCCTGGCCGTTTAACTCCTACTTCTGTTGTAAGGGTTACATTCATGATGTGCTATAAGCACGACGCGATGCTGATACAAGTTTTGGTAGAGAAGCTTCAAGTTTTGGGTGGGTGAAGGTTGTCAAATAAGAGCCTTGCCATACGACTGCTCACCTTTGAGCTCCACTCTTCTCCAAACCTTCAGACTTGCTAGTTCGCACTCTCCATCTTCGGGTTCAAAGTTAATTTGAACGTTGGTTTTTGTGGAGGGTTTTGGCAGCTGAGGGGGTTTTGGCTTGTGATGCCTTTGGTAGGGTAATTGGTGGTTCATGTGGCCGGTTGAGGTATGTTCAATAAGTAGTAGAAATGAGGCGTGTGAGATGGTAGAAAAGCTTCAAATTTCTCCCCGGTGATACTAGAATCGGATTGTTTGCTGTGCTTCAAGGGGTGCTTGATTTGGGAAGCAGTGACCTATATGAATTAGGAAGGATTATAAAGGACATTCGTCTGCTATAGCTAAGGTCTATTATGTAGGTAGAGAAGCTAACACAGCAGCTTACGCTGTAGCAGACTAGCAGTATTGTTAGACTGGTGTGGGTCTGTGGGAGGGTGCCATATTCCTCCGGAAT
This genomic interval from Argentina anserina chromosome 1, drPotAnse1.1, whole genome shotgun sequence contains the following:
- the LOC126790368 gene encoding probable membrane-associated 30 kDa protein, chloroplastic; this translates as MVGNVNTSSALSVFEKMEEKVLALESQAEAIGQLTTDDLEAKFVMLKSSSVDDDLANLKKELSGSTKKGELPPGRTVSSYKAYPFKDLEIEKELNELRRKAKEF